The sequence below is a genomic window from Scylla paramamosain isolate STU-SP2022 chromosome 38, ASM3559412v1, whole genome shotgun sequence.
AACTTAAGTAAAAACAATTTACCACCAATATACCTAATCCATTTGCAAGTACGCAAAATGCTAAATAACTCTAGACCCTACACTTAAGCAAACTTAACATAAAACACCTTAGAGTAAGTCCTCGGTGTGGGGAGCACAACCTGCACCACCAGTCCCGATCTGCTTCTGCCACCCAAAACCGTCAGGCGTACCGATTAGACATCAAAGTTTCCAGTTCCTATATTAAATACACCAAATTAATTCCACCACGGCAGTTTCCTACTTAACACAATAGCAGTCATTACCCATAATTAATTGTTACTTTCCTCTAAGGGCAGTTACCTGGTACCTCGAAAATCCTAATTATATTTACAATAAATCTTAAGGTAGTTTCCTATCTCAATAGGATTAATGGATATAGGCTACATCTGCTACAGCCAACAACACTACACTAAACGTCCTCTTATATTTATAGTATAAGGATCCAGATAAACGTGGCTTCTCGATCTGTATGTGTTTGTCGTCTATAGCACCTGTAAAGATAAGAACATACATAAACATccagatatttttttattatatatgttAATTCGTGAACCCAtcttacattatttatttaaccatctacctatctatctatatgtataCCTCGCctgtctttcccctccccccccccaagaATATGGGATTCGTGACGAGTAAGGGAGATTTCCTGGTCTGATGATACAAATAATTTTTACCTTTATCCATCTATAAACCAGCCTTCAAACCCATTGTGAAGTAGTCTTAGACAAGGCATCACAACCTCTAATTAAGATTCTGCCTCATCTGTTTGTAGGGAAAATACAGAGGAGAGGGTTTCTAGTCCCCTCACTGTTTCCCATTTTGTCAGCTCATACGAAACCTAGGGAAACACAATAGCAGTATTCTTGCCCCCTGCCACAGGGAACAACCTGCAAGGTAGCAGGTGTACCTTTGTAATGAAAGGCTAGAAGGAAACTCAGATTCCAAACCATTTGCTGGCTTGCAGGTTATTCCTTGTGATAGAGGCCAAGAATAATGCCACCGTGTCTCCCCGTTGTAGTGGTGTAAAAATAGTGCCATCATGTTTCCCTGCGTGTCATATTTATATCATATGTAGGAACCCAACAACTATAATGATCTATAAAACTTGCATGAAAGAAATCAAATTCCTAAGTCCAATCCTTTGAACTATTGGCTTGCATAACGTAAATACTCACTGAGGCATTTAGGAAAGTCCCAGCGACTGTTGAATTCCTTAGCAATTCTTTTCCAGTCTTCGGTTGTGGGTTTCGCCATGAACAGAGGACCAAATATTTCCCAAATAACTTTGGATGCATCACGGATGATGTTGCATGTTGTTGATCTTCCCACACAAAAGTACCGTGCCACTTGTCGTTGGCTCATGCCTGTTGCCAAATATCTGTGAAATGTATCAAATTTTCACTATTAATATAGTTTCATTTTCTGTTACATTAAATTTTTGTTCGTTTTATAAAGAACAGcccaaaagagaagaaaaatattgtaatattgtatttattcattgaaATTATCTTCCTTATTATAAATATTATAAA
It includes:
- the LOC135091597 gene encoding uncharacterized protein LOC135091597, coding for MVIQGYLATGMSQRQVARYFCVGRSTTCNIIRDASKVIWEIFGPLFMAKPTTEDWKRIAKEFNSRWDFPKCLSAIDDKHIQIEKPRLSGSLYYKYKRTFSVVLLAVADVAYIH